In the genome of Populus nigra chromosome 19, ddPopNigr1.1, whole genome shotgun sequence, the window TGCATTGAGCAAGTGAATCTGATACGTAAAGTTAGGATATCATATATTTAGTAAGCGGATTCAGTGTCAGAGCCCCCAGCAGCCACTGCTTAGCATTACCAGAGCTATGAATTCGagtaaaaaactaattttgttcaatattttttctcaaaattatgCGCCAAATCATCTCTTACATTCAACGCTACAGTCTGATGTTAAATCCCATAAATCTGACGGTTGAGTTTTTTTGTAAGAAGTGATTTCGACAAAAACCTTTAAATATAATTACCATGGTTCCTGACTACTTCTTACAAGGAAAGATAAAAacagaagggaaaaaagaattgaaaagaaaagtagaTGAAACAGATAGGATGCGAGTTTTCTTCCCTTCTTTCCACAACTGTCGCCTCTTGACATTTATCTCACAGGTATCACTGCCTCCCCGTTCAAGGCAAGAAATCTAAGAGAGGAGCATTGCTTGGGTCAATCATTATTCTGAAACCAAACTCACACACACATGAAATCGAGCATAGAACGTTCGGCAGGTCTATCACTTTTCTTTGGTTTGCTCAACAGATTATGCTGATTCGGTGTCGAATCCTCGGGGGCCAAAAATGCCATAGAACTTCATCGGATGCAAGATCAATTAAACAAGCAACTAAtgggaagaagaggaaaaataaaatgatgatctCATTGAAATGGGAACTGGGAATATAGAATTCGGAAACAATCCCAGTATTTgaccttttcatttttaatactaTATTGGAGGAGTTGTGTTTGGTAAATGGTATGTGCATGAGATTCGATGCCAAGCAGGAGAAGTTTTTATTCCATTCTGTAATCTGATTTCTGTTCCACTTCCTCTAATGGGAAGAGTGTATCCCATCCAGTTTTGTTTGATAGGTGACGAGGACTGTGCACTTGTGCTAAAAAACACAAGACAGAAATGGAGCCAAGTGGTGCCCATTTACTGGTGTCAGTAGCaaattgacattttattttttgggttttaaaaatatttttaaaataattgaattttttttatattattatttttttattttttttcagattattttaatgtgttatatcaaaaataatttttttaaaaattaaaaaaatattattttaatatatttccaaacaaaaaaatattttaaaaattaataactcaCACTCCTCCAGCACTGCTGCAAGTATGGAAAGTCAAGTGAGTCTCCAAATGTGGCCATGGAATTCTACCACGTACCTTGAAGCTGTTGCCTTCTCATACAAGCAATTTTCCTAAAGAGATACCTTTTATATAGGTACCAGTAATCAACCTATCAGTACTATAAATGCACCCACTCACTAGGCAATGCAGGTTACCCCAAAGTCACATTTGTGCCAAACACCTACACACACACATGGATTCTCCCCTACTCCAGTCTCTTCAATCTCTATCCATGCTCTTCATCTTAGCCTCCCTATTTGTCTCCATAATCTTATGGTTTTCAATTCGTAAAAAGCTCCCGTATCCTCCTGGACCAAAAGGGTATCCGATTATTGGCAATTGGAGTATGGTTGATCAACTGACCCACCGTGGCTTAGCCAACCTCTCTAAACGATATGGCGGGCTCTGTCACCTCCAAATGGGAGGGCTTCATGTCGTGGCTGTGTCAACACCAGAAATAGCCCGAGAAGTCCTTCAAGTCCAAGATGTTGTCTTTGCGAATAGGCCTGCAAATGTTGCAATTGTCTACTTGACTTATGATAGAGCAGATATGGCATTTGCTAATTACGGTCCGTTTTGGCGTCAAACTAGAAAAATCTGCGTCATGAAGCTCTTTAGCCGAAAAAGAGCTGAATCATGGGCCTCTGTGAGAGATGAAGTGGAATTTACTGTTAGACAGGTATCGGAGAAAACCGGTGAACCGGTTAATATCGGTGAGCTAGTGTTTGCATTAACAAGAAGCATAACGTACAAGGCTGCTTTCGGGTCATCTTCGAATGAAGGGCAAGAAGAGTTCATGGAAATTTTGCAAGAATTTTCAAAGCTTTTCGGAGCTTTTAATGTTGCTGATTTCTTCCCTTGGCTGGGCTGGGTTAATGCACAAGATTTCAATAAGAGGCTAGCCAAGGCTAGAAATTCTCTAGATGGGTTCATAGATACAATCATCGATGAACATATAGccaagaaaaacaatagaaaaagtcTCAATGCcaaagatgaaaatgaagagGTAGACTCAGACATGGTTGATGAATTGCTAGCTTTTTACAGTGAAGATGCttcaaaaaatgattttgatgaatCAAAGTCCACTGTCAAGTTCAACAAAGATCACATCAAAGCTCTCATTATGGTAATGAAATATCATTTTACTCTATGatattctcttatttattatttattttcgtcatcaaagacataaatttaaaatcaaagcaAGCTAGATTCTTATTTATTACAAGAAGCACACTCCTGTATATTCATGACATCATTTTTAACCTTCGATCTTGTCCGTTAaagattcttgaaaaattacatGCGTTTTCATGAACAAATGGCTAGTTTTTAATGGTAGTTGAATTCTGATTCTCTCATTATACGtactctcatttttttaaaattaaaatcgaaATAATTTTCGGGATAATTAAGAGTATGCttgtgaaaatatatataaaatccctTTAATGTTTACGTTCTTATTCTTTCCACCAAAACCTAGTTCAATGGATTTGAGATATTGACAGATTTTGTGTTATAGAAACTCAATCCTTACAAAAGAAGTAGgtatttaagtgaaaaatattgtAGACATAATTAtaggaattatatataaaaggtcATATGCATTTATGgtcaagatttaatttttattataagattatacaataaaaaaaactttatgctAAGAAGTCcacatataaaaacatcaacTCTTTAAAAACCTTCGATAAACTATTTCACCCTGGCAAGATACTTAtattataatgtatttaaaTGCTAATATGTAAATATTCTACCTCACctcctaattaaaaaaatatcaagcatGATTGATACTTTATTTTGACTACCAAttctaaaaatgttttaaaataagcaaataaaaaaatattataaattttaaaataatagaatcACATCAAGCTTTCCAAATAATTaaactgtttttctttttattcatttataaggGATCTTCGGTTACGTTAGACTCATTTGAACAAAAAGATTCATAAACTCTTGTGATTTCTTCTGATTTTCGACTATTATATATCAAATGACAATTTGATTtatgttcttgttttttgttttagtcaagcttcatataaaattattcaaatttgaattatgacaaatttaattcaattaaaattctaattattcattttaaaacaatCTATCAGAAATCAGTaaaatttttatagataaacATTAACTTGTGCCTTTACATGCAGGATGTCATGTTTGGTGGAACTGAAACTGTGGCGTCGGCAATAGAATGGGCAATCGCAGAGTTAATGAAGAGTCCAGAAAACCTCAAGAAAGTCCACCAAGAACTCATGGACGTGGTTGGCTTGAACCGGACAGTCCATGAATCAGACCTTGAAAAACTTATCTTTCTCAAATGTGCAATGAAAGAAACCCTACGTCTCCACCCTCCGATTCCTCTCCTCCTCCACGAAACAGCTAAGGATACTATCCTTAACGGGTATAGAATCCCGGCAAGATCACGTGTCATGATCAATGCATGGGCTATCGGGCGTGACCCGAATGCTTGGGAAGACCCGGATAAGTTTAACCCTAGTAGGTTCTTAGATGGGAAGGCGCCGGATTTTAGAGGGATGGATTTTGAGTTTCTTCCATTTGGGTCGGGTCGGAGGTCTTGCCCTGGCATGCAACTCGGTCTGTATGCATTAGAGTTAGCCGTGGCACATTTGCTTCATTGTTTTAATTGGGAGTTGCCCCATGGAATGAAGCCTACTGAGCTTGATATGAACGATGTGTTTGGACTCACTGCACCAAGGGCTGTTCGACTTGTTGCTGTGCCAACTTACAGGTTGAATTGTCCCCTTTGAAAGGGAAGGAAGGGGAAGATGGTGGTGGTTAATTTTATGCCGTTGTTTCAAGAAGACGGCGGCGGGGGGGAGACAAGTGCTTTCTTTATTTGTCTAGGAAGTGGATAATGGTTACTTATTTCTTTAATGTTTCTCTACCTGATTAATAAAACCATGTTGTTTATTGTTTCATCTTGATTAATAAAACgaattgttgtttattgtttctTATATAGTCacaatatttatcatattatta includes:
- the LOC133679394 gene encoding cytochrome P450 84A1-like — encoded protein: MDSPLLQSLQSLSMLFILASLFVSIILWFSIRKKLPYPPGPKGYPIIGNWSMVDQLTHRGLANLSKRYGGLCHLQMGGLHVVAVSTPEIAREVLQVQDVVFANRPANVAIVYLTYDRADMAFANYGPFWRQTRKICVMKLFSRKRAESWASVRDEVEFTVRQVSEKTGEPVNIGELVFALTRSITYKAAFGSSSNEGQEEFMEILQEFSKLFGAFNVADFFPWLGWVNAQDFNKRLAKARNSLDGFIDTIIDEHIAKKNNRKSLNAKDENEEVDSDMVDELLAFYSEDASKNDFDESKSTVKFNKDHIKALIMDVMFGGTETVASAIEWAIAELMKSPENLKKVHQELMDVVGLNRTVHESDLEKLIFLKCAMKETLRLHPPIPLLLHETAKDTILNGYRIPARSRVMINAWAIGRDPNAWEDPDKFNPSRFLDGKAPDFRGMDFEFLPFGSGRRSCPGMQLGLYALELAVAHLLHCFNWELPHGMKPTELDMNDVFGLTAPRAVRLVAVPTYRLNCPL